The genomic region CGCTCCACGCTGCCCACCAGCCGCGCGTGCGCCCGGCTGACCCCGTCCACCCCGGCCGCGTCCGCCCGCACCGCCTCGGCGAACGCGCTGGAAGTGATCATCACCCGGCTCCGGCCGAACCCGTCCAGCCGCAGGTCGGGCCGGGTCTCCGGGCGCAGTGAGCGCACCACCCAGCGCAGGCCCAGCACCAGCACCAGCAGCCCGAGCGCGATACCGACGCCGAGCACCCAGGGCCGGTGCGCGAGCAGCCAGTCCCTGATCATCGGATCCAGCACCGGCCGGGCCGCCCGCCCCGCGCCCAGCCACCCGGAGCCGAGCACCAGCGCGCCGGCGCCGAGCAGCATCGCCAGCACACCGGCCCCACCGGTCAGGACACGTTCGGCGCGGGCGGAACGGGCCACCGCGGCCGTGGATCGGGTGCTCATCGGCGCTCCTTCGGCGAAGCCACCACCACGGACACCTTGGGCGTGCGCGGCAGCGGCAGATCGGTCACCACGGTCCTGGTCACCTCGAGCACCCTGGGCCGCAGCTCGTTCTTGGCCAGCAACCGGCTGGCCGCGCGCACCCGGACCTTGGCCACCGAGGCGGTCACGCTGGCCGAGCTGACCCCGTCCTCGGCGCGGACCCTGGTGCCCACCAGCCGGGCCAGCGAACGCGGCGAGGTGGTCACGGTGACCTCCGGCGCCGGCGCGGCCAGCCGGACATCGCGCCGCCGCGCGCCGGTGGCCACCCACAGCAGCACCAGCCCGAGCAGCAGCAGCCCACCGGCCACCAGCCTGGTCACCGTCGCGGTCCAGTCCACCGAACCCAGCGCCGCGGCCCAGTCCCGCCAGGGCACCAGCACGTGCTCGCCGGGTTTCCAGGCGGCCCAGGCGAACTCCACCGCGAGCAGCGCGCCCGCGGCCGCCAGCGCCAGTCCCAGCAGGGTCGACAGCAGTCGCACGATCAGCCGCATCACGTCACTCCACCCTCGGCCGGGTCTCCGGCAGCAGCGCGGAGACGGTCACGTCCACCACCCGCACCCGGTACCCGGTGATCCGTTCGACCTCGTCGCTGACCGCCACCCGGACCGCGTCCACAGTGGACCGGACCGGGGCCGGGTAGCGCAGCGCCAGGTCCAGCCGCACGTCGATGTCCTTGCCGGAGAGGGTGAGCCGGGCGCTGGCGCCCTGCTCGCCGATCCCGACCCCGGCCAGCTTCCGGGGCACGCGCAGGGTGCCGGGCACCCCGTCCGCGCTGTGCTCGACCACCTTGCGCAGCACGCCGGGGTCGATGCTCAGCCCGCCGCGGTCCGCCGGATCGGGCTGGCTCACCGGTCCTTCCCACGTCCGAGCAGCTCGCCGAGGTCCAGCTCGCCGTCGAGCACCTTGCCCACGACCAGGCCGATGGCGCCGACGAGCACGGTGATCAGGAAAGCGGTGAACCCGCCGAGGGCGCCTGCCGCGCCGAGGACGAGCCCGGCCAGCAGGCCGGTCTGGGTGCTGTTCACGTCGAACCCACTCCTTAGTTCACCCGGGGCGGGCGCCTGCGTTTCGCCCGCCACCGGCCGATCCGGGTGGCGATCCCGCGGATTCCCCGTGGTGTCGCCACAATCTCCACCGGCGCGTCGAACCGGTCGTCCACTTCGGACTCAGCTTCGGCCTGCCGCCGCCGGTAGGCCGCCACCGCGGCGGCGAAGGCCGCCGGGTCGCCGCCGACATCGGGGTGGTGCCGCCGGACGTACTCGCGGAAGGCCGCCCGGTCCGCCGGGGGCTCGCCGCCCGTGTCCACCATCGGCTACTCGCCGGGCTCCACCACGTCGACCACGGTGATGTCCACCGGCACCGCGCCGGTCACCTGCCGCACCCGCTGGCGCAGCTCGGTGACCACCTCCGGCAGCGGTTCGCCGAAGCGCAGCACCACGCCGACCTCCACCGGTTCGCCGTCCCCGGTGCTGCGCACCCCGATCACCTTGCGGCCGGGCAGGTACGAGAGCACCTGCCCGTACGCGCCGCCGTGCAGCGACACCACGCTCGGGTGGGTCAGCACGACCTGGGCGATCCGGTCCGCCAGTTCGGCCGTCATCATTCGACCCTGGTGTTGGTCTCGCTGTCCTCGTCGTCCTCACTGGGCAGCTTGATGTCGTTGACCGCGATGTTGACCTCGATCACCTCGAGGCCGGTCATCCGCTCGACAGCGGTGATCACGTTGCGGCGCACGGCCTTGGCCAGGTCCACAATGGACGCGCCGTACTCGACCACGATGTCCAGGTCGATCGCGGCCTGCTTCTCACCCACTTCGACCTGCACGCCGGAGGTGGCGGAGGTGCCGCCGCCGGGGATGCGCTCGCGAAGCGCGCCGAAGGCCCTGGAGACCCCGCCGCCCATCGCGTGCACCCCGGAGATCTCCCGGGCGGAGATGCCGGCGATCTTCTGCACCACCGAGGCGGAGATGGTGGTCTTGCCCTGCGAGGTGTCATCGGCCAACCGGGCCGGGGTGTTGCCGCCGCGGGCGACGGGCACGGACTCGGTGGTGGTGGACTGCGCCATGGGGACTCCTTCGCATCGATCTCGACGTCAGGTGTTCGTCCTTCACCTGACATCGGTTCGGATGCCCCGTGGCTCCACCGCATCGCGGTTTGTCACTCGAACTGGGGAAGTCCGATACCCGGTCGGGGCGGCAGCACGTCACCCACCTCCACGATGACCTCCGGCGCGGCCTCCGCCAGCGATCCGGCCAGCCGGGCGCGCAGGTCCTGCCGCAGCCGCTGGGCGACGAGGTCCGCGGCCACGCCGTAGCGCACCGACACCGACACGGTGATCGCGGCGCCGTCGCCGGTGAGCCCGCGCAGGTGCACCCCCGGCAGCTCGTGCACGGCGTCCACCGCGAACTGGCGGGCCAGCGTGAGCACCGCCCGCGCGGACACGGTCAGCCTGCCCTCGCCCTGGTCCAGCTCGGCGTCCGCGGCGGAGAACACCCCGCGCAGCCCGCGCACCCCGGCCAGCATCCGCGCGGCCAGTCCGTCCGGGATCGGCACCGGGGCCTTGGCCGCGGCGCGCACCGCGCCCCAGCGGCCGTCCAGCGCGCCCAGCTCGGTCTGGCAGTGCGGGCAGTCGCGGGCGTGCCCGGCCAGCTCGGCGTCGGCAGGCTCCAGCTCGCCGTCGACGACCAGCGCCAGGAGGTCACCGCGCAGACGGCCGCACGGCAGGGCCGCGTTCGCTCCGGTCATCGCAGTTCCTCCAACTTGGCGAGCAGAGCCACCCTGGCGCGGTAGAGCCGGGAGCGCAACGTCGGCACCGGCACATCCAGTACCTCGGCGACCTCCTCGTAGCTGAGTTCCTCCAGCTCACGCAGCACCAGCGGCACCCGCTGGCTGGGTTCCAGGGTGGCGATCGCGCGCAGCACCAGGCCGGCCTGCTCGCTGCGCAGCGCGGCCCGTTCCGGGTCGGCGGCGACATCGGTCATGGCGGGCTCGAGGGTGTCCTCCAGCGGCACGGTCGGCCGCCGTTTGCGCAGGTGGGCCAGTGCGGTGTTGGTGACCACCCGGAACAGCCAGGTGGTCGGCGCGGCCTCGCCGCGGAAGCGGCCCAGCCCGCGCCAGGCCGACACCCAGGCCTCCTGCACCACGTCCTCGGCCTCGGCCGCATCGCCCACGATGCGCACCGCGATCCGGTACATCCGGCTGGTGTGCCGCCGCACCAGGTCGTCGAAGGCCGAGTCGTCCCCGCGCGCCGCCGCGGCGAGCAGGTCGGTGTCGGCCCTGGTCACGGTTGGTCCCGCAGGTAGCGCAGGAACAGCGCGCCGTCCTCGTGCAGCACCGAGTCCAGGCGCAGCGGCCGGGGCGCGTCCGGGTGCGCGCCGTGCGCGATCCGGGTGGCGTCGCCGGAGGTCAGCAGCGGGGAGACGGTCAGGCACACCTCGTCCACCAGGTCGGCGGCGATCAGCGAGCCGAACAGGGTGGGCCCGCCCTCGCAGTCGATCCGGCGCATGCCACGCCGGTCCAGCTCGCCGAGCACCACGGCCAGGTCCACGCTCGCCTCGCCGGTGAGCACCACCTCCGCGCCCGCCGCGGTCAGCGCCGCCCGGCGCTCGGCGGGGGCGTTCGAACAGGTGAACACGATCGGGGGCACCCTGGTGTCGGTCAGCAGCGCGGACTCCGGGTCCAGCGCGCAGGTGGTGGTGACCAGCGCGATCGGCGGCGCCGCGGACAGCCCGTGCCTGGCCCGGCGGGCCCGCCGCTCGGCACCAGGCTTGGCACCCGCGTAGCCCTCGATCACCGCGGTGCGCAGCCCGACCAGGATCACGTCGGCCAGGTCTCTGGACAGCAGGAAGATCTCCTTGTCCAGCTCGGTGGACAGCCCTCGCGAGCGCCCTTCCACGGTCACCGCACCGTCCACACTGGACACGAAGTTGACCCGCAGCCAGGGCCGGGTCAGCCCGTCCGGGTAGGCGTAGCGCGCTTCGAGCCCGCTCTCGTCGGCGGGCGTGCTGACGGCGGGGGAGTTCGAGGGCCAGAGCCAGTCCACGCCTCTATCTGAGCACGGGAACCCCTCGGTCCGCTCGCCGGGCGGCGCGGGCGGCCAGGTCACGATGTGAGAAGGACCACCGGTGAGTGGTCCGGAGGGCGTGTTTTCCTCGTATTCAGGGTGAGAGGTTTCGACGCCGAAGTCGGGGACGGTGCCCGTGGAAGACCTCAGTCGGAAGAAGCGGACGGACTCCTTGTTGCCCGCGGCCGCGGTGCTGCTGGCCTGCTGCGCGGCCGGGGCGGTGGGCCTGGCGCCCGCGTTCGGCCTGCTCGTGGCGGTGGCGGTGGCCCTCGGCGGCCTGCTGGTCGGCGGGGTCGCGCTGGCCATGCTGGACTGGATGGCGGTGCGCAGGCCGGTGCCGACCGGGGTGGCCGCGGCCCTGATGGGCCTGCTGGTGGCTGCGCTGGCCGGGCAGCTGCTGCTGTGGGCGGGCCTGCATTAGCGGACCCGGCGCCGGATACGCTGCCGGAATGTCGAGCGCGCGCCTGGTGGATCGTCGCCCGGAGATCGACCCGGCGGACCTGGTGGCCGGGATGGTCCCGCCGCCCCGGTTCGACGCGGTGCGCTTCGAGACCTACCTGCCCAATCCGGAGGAGCCCAGCCAGGCCGCCGCGGTCGAGGCCGGGCAGGCCTTCTGCGCCAAGGTGATCACCGGGCCGCCGCGCAGGTCCTGGATCGGCGGCCTGTTCGGCGCCAAGCCGGCCGCGGTGGCCAAGCCGGGGCTGTACCTGGACGGCGGGTTCGGCGTGGGCAAGACGCACCTGCTCGCCTCGGTCTGGCACGCGGTGCCCGGCCCCAAGGCCTACGGCACCTTCGTCGAGCTGACCCACCTGGTCGGCGCGCTGGGCTTCGCCGAGGCGGTGCGCAGGCTGTCCGAGCACCGGCTGCTGGCGATCGACGAGTTCGAGCTGGACGACCCCGGCGACACCACCATGGTCACCCGGCTGCTGCACGAGGTGACCGCGGCCGGGGTCTTCGTCGCGGCGACCTCCAACACGCTGCCGGACAAGCTCGGCGAGGGCCGCTTCGACGCGGAGCTGTTCCTGCGCGAGATCCAGGCGATGTCGGCGAAGTTCACCGTGGTCCGGGTGGACGGCCCGGACTACCGGCACCGCGGCCTGCCGCCCGCGCCGGACCCGGTGACCGGCGCCGAGCTGGACGCGCTGGCCGCGGACCGGCCGGGGTCCACTGTGGACGATTTCGCCGAGCTGTGCGCGCACCTGGCCACCCTGCACCCGTCGAAGTACGGGCGGCTGCTGGACGGGGTGCCCGCGGTGCACCTGCGCGAGCTGCACCCGGTGCCGAACCAGGACGTGGCGCTGCGGGTGGTGGTGCTGGCCGACCGGATGTACGACCGGGCCATCCCGGTGGTGGTCTCCGGGCAGCCGCTCTCCGAGCTGTTCACCGAGGAGATGCTGCGCGGCGGCTACCGGAAGAAGTACCTGCGCGCGGTCTCCCGCCTGGTCGCCCTTTCGCGCGACGCCGCGGCCGCCGGGCGGTAAAGCGTTCGCCAGCCGCCCCGGCGCTCGGGCACCATCGGCGGCGTGGGTTATCTCGAGGCAGGCGGCCTGTCCTATGTCCTGCCGGACGGGCGCGAGTTGTTCGCCGAGGTGTCGGTGAAGGCCAGTGCCGGTCAGGTGGTCGCGCTGGTGGGCGCCAACGGCGCCGGCAAGACCACGCTGCTGCGCATCCTCTCCGGCGAGCTGAAGCCGGTGGAGGGCAGCGTGTCGGTGCAGGGCGGGCTGGCGGTGATGCCGCAGTTCGTCGGCTCGGTGCGCGATGACCGCACGGTCCGCGACCTGCTGCTGGCGGTCGCGCCGGAGCCGATCAGGGCGGCCGCGGCCGAGCTGGACGAGGTCGAGCTGACGCTGATGGACACCGACGACGAGCCCACCCAGATGCGGTACGCGGCCGCGCTGGTCGCCTGGGGCGAGGTCGGCGGCTACGAGGCCGAGGTGTTGTGGGACACCGTGACCGTGGCCGCGCTGGGCGTGCCGTTCGACCGGGCGCGCTTCCGCGGCGTGAAGACCCTCTCCGGCGGTGAGCAGAAACGCCTGGTGCTGGAGGTGCTGCTGCGCGGCCGGGAACAGGTGCTGCTGCTGGACGAGCCGGACAACTACCTGGACGTGCCCGGCAAGCGCTGGCTGGAACAACGTCTGTCCACTTCGGACAAAGCCATCGTGCTGGTGAGCCACGACCGGGAGTTGCTGGCCCAGGCGGCCACGCACGTGGTCACCGTGGAGGGTCATTCGGCCTGGACGCACAGCGGCAGCTTCCGCACCTGGCACGCCGTGCGGGAGGCGCGCTGGGACAAGATCGCCGAGCTGCACCGGCGCTGGGAGGAGAAGCGCCAGCAGCTCAAGGAGCTGGTCCGGATGTTGCAGCAGAAGGCCGAGTACAACGACGGCATGGCCTCGCAGTACCAGGCCGCGCAGACCAGGCTGCGCAAGTACGAGGAGGCCGGTCCGCCGCCGGAGCTGCCCACCGAGGAGAAGCTCACGCCCCGGCTGCGCGGCGGCCGCACCGGGCTGCGCG from Crossiella sp. CA-258035 harbors:
- a CDS encoding alkaline shock response membrane anchor protein AmaP, with product MSTRSTAAVARSARAERVLTGGAGVLAMLLGAGALVLGSGWLGAGRAARPVLDPMIRDWLLAHRPWVLGVGIALGLLVLVLGLRWVVRSLRPETRPDLRLDGFGRSRVMITSSAFAEAVRADAAGVDGVSRAHARLVGSVERPALRLSLWLAEGTDVRAVWQQLDETVLSRARACLGVETLPTAVRLELDSARRQRVR
- a CDS encoding DUF6286 domain-containing protein — protein: MRLIVRLLSTLLGLALAAAGALLAVEFAWAAWKPGEHVLVPWRDWAAALGSVDWTATVTRLVAGGLLLLGLVLLWVATGARRRDVRLAAPAPEVTVTTSPRSLARLVGTRVRAEDGVSSASVTASVAKVRVRAASRLLAKNELRPRVLEVTRTVVTDLPLPRTPKVSVVVASPKERR
- a CDS encoding Asp23/Gls24 family envelope stress response protein, which encodes MSQPDPADRGGLSIDPGVLRKVVEHSADGVPGTLRVPRKLAGVGIGEQGASARLTLSGKDIDVRLDLALRYPAPVRSTVDAVRVAVSDEVERITGYRVRVVDVTVSALLPETRPRVE
- a CDS encoding Asp23/Gls24 family envelope stress response protein, with the translated sequence MAQSTTTESVPVARGGNTPARLADDTSQGKTTISASVVQKIAGISAREISGVHAMGGGVSRAFGALRERIPGGGTSATSGVQVEVGEKQAAIDLDIVVEYGASIVDLAKAVRRNVITAVERMTGLEVIEVNIAVNDIKLPSEDDEDSETNTRVE
- a CDS encoding sigma-70 family RNA polymerase sigma factor, translated to MTRADTDLLAAAARGDDSAFDDLVRRHTSRMYRIAVRIVGDAAEAEDVVQEAWVSAWRGLGRFRGEAAPTTWLFRVVTNTALAHLRKRRPTVPLEDTLEPAMTDVAADPERAALRSEQAGLVLRAIATLEPSQRVPLVLRELEELSYEEVAEVLDVPVPTLRSRLYRARVALLAKLEELR
- a CDS encoding pyrimidine reductase family protein codes for the protein MDWLWPSNSPAVSTPADESGLEARYAYPDGLTRPWLRVNFVSSVDGAVTVEGRSRGLSTELDKEIFLLSRDLADVILVGLRTAVIEGYAGAKPGAERRARRARHGLSAAPPIALVTTTCALDPESALLTDTRVPPIVFTCSNAPAERRAALTAAGAEVVLTGEASVDLAVVLGELDRRGMRRIDCEGGPTLFGSLIAADLVDEVCLTVSPLLTSGDATRIAHGAHPDAPRPLRLDSVLHEDGALFLRYLRDQP
- the zapE gene encoding cell division protein ZapE, which produces MSSARLVDRRPEIDPADLVAGMVPPPRFDAVRFETYLPNPEEPSQAAAVEAGQAFCAKVITGPPRRSWIGGLFGAKPAAVAKPGLYLDGGFGVGKTHLLASVWHAVPGPKAYGTFVELTHLVGALGFAEAVRRLSEHRLLAIDEFELDDPGDTTMVTRLLHEVTAAGVFVAATSNTLPDKLGEGRFDAELFLREIQAMSAKFTVVRVDGPDYRHRGLPPAPDPVTGAELDALAADRPGSTVDDFAELCAHLATLHPSKYGRLLDGVPAVHLRELHPVPNQDVALRVVVLADRMYDRAIPVVVSGQPLSELFTEEMLRGGYRKKYLRAVSRLVALSRDAAAAGR
- a CDS encoding ATP-binding cassette domain-containing protein, whose product is MGYLEAGGLSYVLPDGRELFAEVSVKASAGQVVALVGANGAGKTTLLRILSGELKPVEGSVSVQGGLAVMPQFVGSVRDDRTVRDLLLAVAPEPIRAAAAELDEVELTLMDTDDEPTQMRYAAALVAWGEVGGYEAEVLWDTVTVAALGVPFDRARFRGVKTLSGGEQKRLVLEVLLRGREQVLLLDEPDNYLDVPGKRWLEQRLSTSDKAIVLVSHDRELLAQAATHVVTVEGHSAWTHSGSFRTWHAVREARWDKIAELHRRWEEKRQQLKELVRMLQQKAEYNDGMASQYQAAQTRLRKYEEAGPPPELPTEEKLTPRLRGGRTGLRAITCAGLELTGLMKPFDTEIFFGDRVAVLGSNGSGKSHFLRLLNEDPTVVHSGLCKLGARVVPGLFAQTHDHPEWLGKTLVELLWTGEDGRTGMDRGRAMSALRRYGLHTSGDQRFETLSGGQQARFQILLLELSGATLLLLDEPTDNLDLTSAEALQEALEQFYGTVVTVTHDRWFAASFDRFLIFRADGTVSEANTPVWDEARVQRAR